In Hermetia illucens chromosome 1, iHerIll2.2.curated.20191125, whole genome shotgun sequence, one genomic interval encodes:
- the LOC119659280 gene encoding endocuticle structural glycoprotein SgAbd-4, with the protein MFKCAVFCVIFFAAAFARPQSNDPTPIPIVAQYSNNAPDGSFNTTYETGNGIKVQNSGYIKRIHVPAHEDESGKLVEEHEEDIIVQVGSFSYTDTDGNVISLSYIADENGFQPTGDHLPKAPQPDQTESFARSVGQPQQQQFTQQPQPFSLQPQGQGQF; encoded by the exons ATGTTCAAGTGTGCCGTATTCTGTGTGATATTTTTCGCTGCCGCGTTCGCCCGGCCACAGTCCAATGACCCAACCCCCATACCTATAGTGGCGCAATACTCTAATAACGCCCCAGATGGCAGTTTTAACACCAC TTACGAAACAGGAAACGGTATTAAAGTGCAAAATTCTGGCTACATTAAACGAATTCATGTTCCTGCACATGAAGATGAAAGTGGAAAGTTGGTAGAAGAACACGAAGAGGATATCATCGTTCAAGTTGGATCATTCTCCTACACCGATACTGATGGTAATGTGATTTCCCTCTCGTATATCGCCGATGAGAATGGCTTCCAACCAACTGGAGATCATTTGCCCAAAGCACCTCAACCAGATCAAACCGAATCCTTCGCCAGATCCGTCGGACAACCCCAGCAACAACAGTTCACACAACAGCCACAACCCTTCTCTCTGCAACCACAAGGACAAGGTCAATTTTAA